The following proteins are co-located in the Massilia litorea genome:
- a CDS encoding isochorismatase family protein → MPTLQLTPEDALLVIDMQVDFLPGGKLGVPDGHAVLGPINRLLGLFDSRGLPIYASRDWHPENHCSFAARGGPWPPHCVAGTPGAAFSGELALPDGAVVVSKADTEDADAYSAFNGTTLAAQLRARGVRRVVVCGLATDYCVLNTVVDARENGFEVVIVPEAMRAVDVAPGDGERAIARMTGLGARAASVEAFANA, encoded by the coding sequence ATGCCCACACTCCAGCTGACACCAGAAGACGCCCTCCTCGTGATCGACATGCAGGTCGATTTCCTTCCTGGCGGCAAACTAGGCGTACCGGACGGACACGCAGTTCTGGGTCCGATCAACCGGCTGCTGGGCCTGTTCGACAGCCGCGGCTTGCCGATCTACGCCTCGCGCGACTGGCATCCCGAGAACCATTGTTCGTTCGCGGCACGCGGCGGTCCCTGGCCGCCGCATTGCGTGGCGGGAACGCCCGGCGCGGCCTTTTCCGGGGAGCTCGCTTTGCCGGACGGCGCGGTCGTGGTGTCGAAGGCGGACACGGAAGACGCCGATGCCTACTCGGCCTTCAACGGCACGACGCTGGCGGCGCAACTGCGCGCGCGCGGCGTGCGCCGGGTCGTGGTCTGCGGGCTGGCAACCGATTACTGCGTACTGAACACCGTGGTCGACGCCCGCGAGAACGGCTTCGAGGTCGTGATCGTGCCGGAGGCCATGCGCGCCGTCGACGTGGCGCCGGGCGACGGCGAACGGGCGATCGCGCGCATGACGGGGCTCGGTGCGCGGGCGGCAAGCGTGGAAGCGTTCGCGAACGCCTGA
- a CDS encoding tyrosine-type recombinase/integrase, translated as MSKFAPIDLAPRLPGQPDAASGRLDVKMFRVADDPITEAQTDAEIAREFIGNGELSPKSIANSQKELFRFLTWCREEAKKTLSQLNVADLNAYKEFLRNPPPDWISKTKWPRSDPRYRPFTGPLSDPSRRQAMIAVKGLLAFAEQTGYLRRNPAALVRNVRTPSASRITRYLTPEAIALAVDTVSRRVPDSAAALRRRERDRFLLIAFAHTGARLNEIVGAGMGAIYSEDGRWWLDVLGKGNKPRRLPVPDDMLDAFQRYRAAFGLPAHSARADRTPLVLSSRSRTVARLTDEAASEAIKGIFAEAALAAERAGDGDSASSLRHASAHWLRHSMLTNHANNGVQLKTLQDTAGHANISTTAGYLHKTDQQRHDEIIASAAHKGGKKPR; from the coding sequence ATGAGCAAGTTTGCCCCCATCGATCTCGCGCCACGCCTCCCAGGCCAGCCTGACGCAGCCAGCGGTCGGCTCGACGTCAAGATGTTCCGCGTCGCCGACGACCCCATCACCGAGGCGCAGACCGATGCCGAGATCGCCCGTGAATTCATCGGCAACGGGGAACTCAGCCCGAAATCGATCGCCAACAGCCAGAAGGAATTGTTCCGCTTCCTGACCTGGTGCCGCGAGGAAGCGAAGAAGACCCTGTCCCAGCTGAACGTCGCCGACCTCAACGCCTACAAGGAATTCCTGCGCAATCCTCCGCCCGACTGGATCTCGAAGACCAAATGGCCGCGCAGCGATCCGCGCTACCGTCCCTTCACCGGGCCCTTGTCCGACCCCAGCCGGCGCCAGGCGATGATCGCGGTGAAAGGCCTGCTTGCGTTCGCGGAACAGACCGGTTACCTGCGGCGCAACCCGGCCGCCCTGGTGCGCAATGTGCGCACCCCAAGCGCCAGCCGCATCACGCGCTACCTGACGCCCGAGGCCATTGCGCTGGCCGTCGACACGGTCTCGCGCCGGGTGCCGGATTCCGCCGCGGCGCTGCGCCGGCGCGAGCGCGACCGTTTCCTGCTGATCGCGTTTGCCCATACCGGGGCGCGCCTGAACGAAATCGTCGGCGCCGGCATGGGGGCGATCTATTCGGAAGACGGCCGCTGGTGGCTGGACGTGCTCGGCAAGGGCAACAAGCCGCGCCGCCTGCCGGTGCCGGACGACATGCTCGACGCCTTCCAACGCTACCGCGCAGCCTTCGGCCTGCCGGCTCATTCCGCGCGGGCCGACCGCACGCCGCTCGTGCTGTCGAGCCGCAGCCGGACCGTGGCCCGGCTCACCGACGAGGCGGCGTCCGAAGCGATCAAGGGAATCTTCGCCGAGGCCGCCCTGGCCGCCGAGCGCGCCGGGGACGGCGACAGCGCCTCCAGCCTGCGGCATGCCTCCGCGCACTGGCTGCGCCACAGCATGCTGACCAACCATGCCAACAACGGCGTACAATTGAAGACACTGCAGGACACGGCAGGGCACGCGAACATCTCGACCACGGCGGGTTACCTGCACAAGACCGACCAGCAGCGGCACGACGAGATTATCGCTTCGGCGGCGCACAAGGGCGGGAAGAAGCCCAGGTAG
- a CDS encoding pyridoxamine 5'-phosphate oxidase family protein has protein sequence MSMTNASAQAAALADKIRSMRFAMFTTVDEQGHLISHPMTNQETDEQGGLWFYTSIHAPLWQNIALQPEVNVSFAQPEDSLYVSISGTAERVVDRERIRALWNPMVQAWFPHGPEDEHVVLVRVAPHAAEYWDSNDSKMVRLFQMAKAAVTGSTPDVDPGEHGTIRLQS, from the coding sequence ATGTCCATGACGAATGCTTCCGCACAGGCGGCTGCACTGGCGGACAAGATCCGCTCGATGCGCTTCGCGATGTTCACCACTGTGGACGAACAAGGCCACCTGATCAGCCACCCGATGACCAACCAGGAGACGGACGAGCAGGGCGGCCTGTGGTTCTATACCTCGATCCATGCGCCGCTGTGGCAGAACATCGCGCTCCAGCCCGAAGTCAATGTCAGCTTCGCGCAGCCGGAGGACAGCCTGTATGTCTCGATCAGCGGCACGGCCGAGCGCGTAGTCGACCGCGAACGCATCCGCGCGCTGTGGAACCCGATGGTGCAGGCCTGGTTCCCGCACGGCCCCGAGGACGAACATGTGGTGCTGGTGCGCGTGGCGCCGCACGCCGCCGAATACTGGGATTCGAACGACAGCAAGATGGTGCGCCTGTTCCAGATGGCCAAGGCGGCCGTCACGGGCAGCACGCCGGACGTCGATCCGGGAGAACACGGGACGATCAGGCTGCAATCCTGA
- a CDS encoding NADH:flavin oxidoreductase/NADH oxidase, protein MADAAHDQEVPEVDLLSPLTLRSLTLRNRIAMAPMCQYSAEEGIANDWHLVHLGSRAVGGTGLVIVEATGVTRDGRITPGDLGIWADEHIEPLARIARFVDSQGAVAGIQLAHAGRKASTAAPWAGGAALKTAGEGGWPVVAPSAIPFHPGDPTPVALDEQGIEGVVGAFEAAARRALAAGFKVLEIHAAHGYLLHQFLSPHSNGRTDAYGGSLDNRMRFALRVTERVRAVVPADLPLFVRISATDWAAGGWDIDQSVELSRRLKDLGVDLVDVSTGGNLPTARIPVAKRYQVPCSRRIRDDAGLPTGTVGLITDAKEADEIITGGDADLVLVGRELLREPYWALKAQHAFEEEPAWPVQYGYAVKRRAK, encoded by the coding sequence ATGGCGGACGCCGCGCACGACCAGGAAGTGCCGGAGGTTGACCTGCTCAGCCCGCTCACCCTGCGCAGCCTGACCCTCCGTAACCGCATCGCGATGGCCCCAATGTGCCAGTATTCGGCCGAGGAAGGCATCGCCAACGACTGGCACCTCGTGCACCTGGGCAGCCGTGCGGTCGGCGGCACCGGGCTCGTGATCGTCGAGGCCACCGGGGTCACCCGGGACGGGCGCATCACCCCCGGCGACCTGGGTATCTGGGCCGACGAGCACATCGAGCCGCTGGCACGCATCGCCCGTTTCGTCGACAGCCAGGGGGCGGTCGCCGGGATCCAGCTCGCGCACGCCGGACGCAAGGCCAGCACAGCCGCGCCCTGGGCGGGCGGCGCCGCCCTGAAGACGGCCGGCGAGGGCGGCTGGCCGGTCGTGGCGCCCAGTGCCATCCCTTTTCATCCAGGCGATCCGACGCCGGTCGCGCTCGACGAACAGGGCATCGAGGGCGTCGTCGGCGCGTTCGAGGCGGCCGCGCGGCGCGCCCTCGCGGCCGGCTTCAAGGTGCTGGAAATCCACGCCGCGCACGGCTACCTGCTGCACCAGTTCCTGTCGCCCCACAGTAACGGGCGCACTGACGCGTATGGCGGCAGCCTGGACAACCGGATGCGCTTCGCCCTGCGCGTGACCGAGCGGGTCCGGGCCGTGGTTCCCGCCGACCTGCCGCTGTTCGTCCGCATTTCCGCCACCGACTGGGCGGCCGGCGGCTGGGATATCGACCAGTCGGTGGAACTGTCGCGCCGCCTGAAGGACCTGGGCGTGGACCTGGTCGACGTCTCGACCGGCGGCAACCTGCCGACTGCGCGGATTCCCGTGGCCAAGCGCTACCAGGTTCCCTGCAGCCGCCGGATCCGCGACGACGCCGGGCTCCCGACGGGGACGGTGGGACTGATCACGGATGCGAAGGAGGCCGACGAAATCATTACCGGCGGCGACGCCGACCTGGTACTGGTCGGTCGCGAACTGCTGCGCGAGCCCTACTGGGCCCTGAAAGCCCAGCATGCGTTCGAGGAAGAACCGGCCTGGCCGGTGCAGTACGGCTATGCGGTGAAGCGCCGCGCGAAGTGA
- a CDS encoding DUF2784 domain-containing protein: MPYAAAAVLVLVIHLAFVLFVVFGACLVLRRPRLAWLHLPAAGWGVFVELSGRGCPLTGLENLLRLRAGLAGYADGFVEHYIVSLLYPEALTRATQCVLAGVVLAINLVLYARLWRRRRPATLPTHTQAIPAPRPKKPK; this comes from the coding sequence ATGCCCTACGCCGCCGCAGCCGTGCTGGTCCTGGTGATCCACCTGGCCTTCGTCCTGTTCGTCGTGTTCGGGGCCTGCCTGGTGCTGCGCCGGCCGCGCCTGGCCTGGCTGCACCTGCCGGCGGCCGGCTGGGGCGTGTTCGTCGAGCTGAGCGGACGCGGCTGTCCTTTGACGGGGCTGGAAAACCTGCTGCGCCTGCGCGCCGGCCTGGCCGGCTATGCGGACGGCTTCGTCGAGCACTATATTGTTTCGCTGCTGTATCCGGAGGCGCTGACGCGGGCGACACAATGCGTGCTGGCCGGCGTCGTGCTGGCCATTAATCTCGTACTCTATGCCCGCCTGTGGCGGCGGCGCCGGCCCGCCACACTTCCCACGCACACGCAAGCGATTCCTGCGCCCCGCCCGAAAAAGCCGAAATGA
- a CDS encoding FAD-binding oxidoreductase — MSQLKDLPQSAHPEAALAAMAAAVGAAHVLVDEDTRERYARSTAARPVRPLALVRPGDAGEVAQLVRIAAGARIAVYPISTGKNWGYGDACAVGAGQVILDLSRMNRIIHVDPELAYTVIEPGVTQRQLSDYLRQRGYRLWADCTGAGPDTSYIGNIMERGFGHSPYGNRLQHVAGMQVVLPGGELLETGFGHYAQSRTTHLFPYGVGPFLDGLFTQSNMGIVTRLGIWLMPQAECVNHFLCSVPAHADIGPVVDALRPLRLDGTLRSILHIGNDMRVLSGAGVFPRARVSEGARLPQALRSAMREQGGIGAWSVSGALYGTRAQVAAARAALRRALRGTAARPVFISERSLRAGALAARLLGNTNAGRRLRGKVALGESLFAMNRGVPDGRFLTGAYWRRRDGLPASFPAQADPARDGCGLLWVSPVLPLRGEDMLAVHALAEVSFERYGFDLFATFSMINERTLGGVLTIAYDKQDPDETARARACHDEVFGSMFEAGYIPYRVGNHAMARLDPARDTYWRTVGAIKAALDPAGILAPGRYQPDVARELG; from the coding sequence ATGAGCCAACTCAAGGATTTGCCGCAGAGCGCCCATCCGGAAGCCGCCCTGGCCGCCATGGCGGCCGCGGTCGGCGCCGCCCATGTCCTGGTCGACGAGGACACGCGCGAACGCTATGCGCGCAGCACGGCGGCGCGGCCGGTGCGTCCGCTGGCCCTGGTGCGTCCGGGCGATGCGGGCGAGGTGGCGCAACTGGTCAGGATCGCCGCCGGCGCCCGCATCGCCGTCTACCCGATCAGCACCGGCAAGAACTGGGGCTATGGCGACGCCTGCGCGGTCGGCGCCGGCCAGGTGATCCTCGACCTGTCGCGCATGAACCGCATCATCCACGTCGACCCGGAACTCGCGTATACGGTGATCGAGCCCGGCGTGACCCAGCGCCAGCTGTCGGACTACCTGCGCCAGCGCGGCTACCGGCTTTGGGCCGACTGCACCGGCGCCGGGCCCGACACCAGCTACATCGGCAATATCATGGAGCGCGGCTTCGGCCACTCTCCCTACGGCAACCGGTTGCAGCACGTGGCCGGGATGCAGGTGGTCCTGCCCGGCGGCGAGTTGCTCGAGACCGGTTTCGGGCATTACGCGCAGTCGCGCACCACCCACCTGTTCCCGTATGGCGTCGGGCCTTTCCTGGACGGCCTGTTCACCCAGTCGAACATGGGCATCGTGACCCGGCTCGGCATCTGGCTGATGCCGCAGGCCGAATGCGTGAACCACTTCCTGTGCAGCGTGCCTGCGCACGCCGATATCGGGCCGGTGGTCGACGCCCTGCGTCCCTTGCGGCTGGACGGGACGCTGCGCAGCATCCTGCACATCGGCAACGACATGCGGGTGTTGTCCGGAGCCGGCGTGTTCCCGCGCGCCCGGGTGAGCGAGGGCGCGCGCCTGCCGCAGGCGCTGCGCAGCGCCATGCGCGAGCAGGGCGGCATCGGGGCCTGGAGCGTGTCCGGCGCACTCTACGGCACCCGGGCCCAGGTGGCGGCGGCCCGCGCGGCCCTGCGCCGGGCCTTGCGCGGCACCGCGGCGCGCCCCGTTTTCATCAGCGAACGCAGCCTGCGTGCCGGCGCCCTGGCCGCGCGCCTGCTCGGGAATACGAATGCGGGGCGGCGCCTGCGCGGCAAGGTGGCGCTGGGCGAATCGCTGTTCGCGATGAACCGCGGCGTGCCCGACGGACGTTTCCTGACCGGTGCCTACTGGCGCCGCCGCGACGGCTTGCCGGCGAGCTTTCCTGCGCAGGCCGATCCGGCGCGCGACGGTTGCGGCCTGCTGTGGGTCTCGCCGGTGCTGCCGCTGCGCGGCGAGGACATGCTGGCGGTCCACGCGCTTGCCGAGGTCAGCTTCGAGCGCTACGGCTTCGACCTGTTCGCCACCTTCAGCATGATCAACGAACGCACGCTGGGCGGCGTCCTGACGATCGCCTACGACAAGCAGGACCCGGACGAGACCGCGCGCGCCCGTGCCTGTCATGACGAGGTCTTCGGGAGCATGTTCGAGGCCGGCTATATCCCCTACCGCGTCGGCAACCATGCGATGGCGAGGCTCGACCCGGCGCGCGACACCTACTGGCGCACGGTGGGCGCGATCAAGGCGGCGCTCGACCCGGCGGGCATCCTGGCCCCGGGACGCTACCAGCCGGACGTGGCGAGGGAGCTCGGGTAG
- a CDS encoding amino acid permease codes for MSLFRTKNLDTMVADARTPGGLKKVLGPMDLILMGIGAIVGTGIFVLTGTGAVTAGPALTLSFVIAAIACGFAALCYAEFASSVPVAGSIYTYSYVTLGEIVAWMIGWDLLLEYGLATSTVAVGWSGYFQSLLEGFGFMLPEAFRAAPGAKPGVDTLFNLPAFLIMMVLTWMLSLGVRESARVNNVMVLIKTGVVLLFIFVGASYVKPGNWQPFMPFGAGSVMSAAALVFFAFIGFDAVTSAAEEVKNPAKDLPIGIIGSLGICTVLYVIVSAIMTGIVPFMQFKGVDHPVSLALKYAGQDWVAGFVDLAAILGMSTVMLVMAYGQTRILYAMSRDGLLPAKLSTVHPKYGTPYFATWMVGIIFGLIAAVVPLDVLAELVNIGTLAAFSLVSLAVIILRKKRPDLHRAFRCPGVPVVPALAIIFCVALMSFLSWHTWVAFVIWLVIGLVVYFGYARSRSKLNGK; via the coding sequence GTGAGTCTTTTTAGAACCAAGAATCTCGATACCATGGTCGCGGACGCCCGCACGCCTGGCGGGCTGAAGAAGGTCCTCGGGCCGATGGACCTGATCCTCATGGGTATCGGGGCGATCGTCGGCACGGGTATCTTCGTGCTGACGGGTACCGGCGCGGTCACGGCCGGCCCGGCGCTGACCCTTTCCTTCGTCATCGCGGCGATTGCCTGCGGCTTTGCCGCCCTGTGCTATGCCGAATTCGCCTCGAGCGTGCCGGTGGCCGGCTCGATCTACACTTATTCCTATGTCACCCTCGGCGAAATCGTCGCCTGGATGATCGGCTGGGACCTGCTGCTCGAATACGGCCTGGCCACCTCGACGGTTGCGGTCGGCTGGTCCGGCTATTTCCAGTCGCTGCTCGAGGGCTTCGGCTTCATGCTGCCGGAAGCCTTCCGTGCAGCCCCGGGCGCCAAGCCCGGGGTCGATACCCTGTTCAACCTGCCGGCCTTCCTGATCATGATGGTGCTGACCTGGATGCTGTCGCTCGGCGTGCGCGAATCGGCCCGGGTAAACAACGTCATGGTGCTGATCAAGACCGGCGTCGTCCTGCTGTTCATCTTTGTCGGCGCCAGCTATGTGAAGCCGGGCAACTGGCAGCCCTTCATGCCCTTCGGCGCCGGTAGCGTGATGAGCGCCGCGGCACTGGTGTTCTTCGCCTTTATCGGCTTCGACGCCGTGACCTCGGCTGCCGAGGAAGTCAAGAATCCGGCCAAGGACCTGCCGATCGGCATCATCGGTTCGCTGGGCATCTGCACCGTCCTGTACGTGATCGTCTCGGCCATCATGACCGGCATCGTCCCGTTCATGCAGTTCAAGGGCGTCGACCATCCGGTCTCGCTGGCCCTGAAATACGCCGGACAGGACTGGGTCGCAGGCTTCGTCGACCTCGCCGCGATCCTCGGCATGAGCACCGTGATGCTGGTGATGGCTTATGGCCAGACCCGCATCCTGTACGCCATGTCGCGCGATGGCCTGCTGCCGGCCAAGCTGTCGACGGTGCACCCGAAATACGGCACCCCGTATTTCGCGACCTGGATGGTCGGCATCATCTTCGGCCTGATCGCCGCCGTCGTGCCGCTCGACGTGCTGGCCGAACTGGTCAACATCGGTACCCTGGCCGCCTTCTCGCTGGTGTCGCTGGCCGTGATCATCCTGCGCAAGAAGCGTCCCGACCTGCACCGCGCCTTCCGTTGCCCGGGCGTGCCGGTGGTCCCGGCCCTGGCCATCATCTTCTGCGTGGCGCTGATGTCCTTCCTCAGCTGGCACACCTGGGTGGCCTTCGTCATCTGGCTGGTGATCGGCCTGGTGGTCTACTTCGGCTACGCGCGCTCGCGCTCCAAGCTGAACGGCAAGTAA
- a CDS encoding flavin-containing monooxygenase: protein MTAVPPLNAGAAPETVLEALVIGAGFGGICMGAALRRAGVEDFLILEKGSDVGGVWRDNTYPGAACDVPSHLYSFSFAPNPNWSHTYARQAEIHAYLRDCVRRFALARHIRHGAEVAGARFDEARALWVVELAGGECLLARLLVSATGLLSRPLLPRLPGIGSFRGQAFHSAHWNHACSLAGKRVAVIGTGASATQFVPAIAAEVAQLSVFQRSPSWLKARRDRPYAAWQKALFRRFPLMMRVHRALIYAKYEARALAFTRLKSLMWLAVGMPFGRMLARNIADPALRASLTPDYPIGCKRILITDDYLQVYARPTVRLVTDPIRRITPTGIETGDGEHREFDVLIYGTGFAATDFLAPISVRGRGGRALNDAWRDGAEAYLGLTVPGFPNFFMLYGPNTNLGHNSIIYMLESQVRHVMRCRAAMRAADAASVEVEAAPHRRFNARLQRRLAGTVWQGCSSWYLDRHGRNSANWPGFTFSYRFLTRHASLLAYRFSSALAGQAVAIAAPRPILERMSAAFQRAFLRTCFKPLIGPPFSARAQRRVVGLLAPLMPGVGGVGYRQMQVGRLPVELVTPRQIEQSEEGALLFLHGGAFCLGSPRTHRSITSRLALDAGMPVWVPDYRLAPEHPYPAALDDALACYEAMRASGIPAQRIVLAGDSAGASLALALALRLRERGEPMPAALALVSPVTRMPPPGPEGYPHAAIDPMVRADWARQGIAWYACPPAVDAHHPLRCDLNGLPPMLVQAGDEEILLPDAEQLVAHARACGVDCRFELHRGRWHVYHLQAFYLRSAANAIGALAEFARERIRAGTEAATGAGATP, encoded by the coding sequence ATGACAGCAGTGCCCCCCTTGAATGCCGGCGCAGCGCCGGAGACCGTCCTCGAAGCCCTCGTCATCGGTGCCGGCTTCGGCGGCATCTGCATGGGGGCGGCGCTGCGCCGTGCCGGGGTCGAGGACTTCCTGATCCTGGAGAAGGGGAGCGATGTCGGCGGTGTCTGGCGCGACAACACCTATCCCGGCGCCGCCTGCGACGTTCCCTCGCACCTGTACTCGTTTTCCTTCGCCCCCAATCCGAACTGGTCGCACACCTATGCCCGGCAAGCCGAGATCCACGCCTACCTGCGCGACTGCGTGCGCCGCTTTGCGCTGGCGCGCCATATCCGCCACGGGGCCGAGGTTGCCGGGGCGCGCTTCGACGAGGCACGCGCGCTCTGGGTAGTCGAGCTGGCGGGCGGGGAATGCCTGCTGGCGCGGCTGCTGGTGAGCGCCACCGGCCTGCTGAGCCGTCCGCTGCTGCCGCGCCTGCCCGGCATCGGCAGTTTCCGCGGCCAGGCGTTTCACTCGGCGCACTGGAACCATGCCTGTTCGCTTGCCGGCAAGCGCGTCGCCGTGATCGGCACCGGCGCCTCGGCGACCCAGTTCGTTCCCGCGATCGCCGCCGAGGTCGCGCAGCTGAGCGTGTTCCAGCGTTCGCCGTCCTGGCTCAAGGCGCGCAGGGACCGCCCCTATGCGGCCTGGCAAAAGGCACTGTTCCGGCGTTTCCCATTGATGATGCGCGTGCACCGCGCCCTGATCTATGCGAAATACGAAGCCAGGGCGCTGGCCTTTACCCGACTCAAGAGCCTGATGTGGCTGGCGGTCGGCATGCCGTTTGGGCGCATGCTGGCGCGCAACATCGCCGATCCGGCCTTGCGCGCCAGCCTGACCCCGGATTATCCGATCGGCTGCAAGCGCATCCTGATCACCGACGATTACCTGCAGGTGTACGCCCGGCCCACGGTCCGCCTCGTGACCGACCCGATTCGCCGCATCACGCCCACTGGAATCGAGACGGGCGACGGCGAGCACCGCGAGTTCGACGTCCTCATCTATGGAACCGGCTTCGCCGCCACCGACTTCCTCGCCCCGATCTCGGTCCGCGGCCGTGGCGGACGCGCGCTGAACGATGCCTGGCGCGACGGGGCCGAGGCCTATCTCGGCCTGACGGTGCCGGGCTTCCCGAATTTCTTCATGCTGTATGGACCGAACACCAACCTCGGTCATAATTCGATCATCTACATGCTGGAGAGCCAGGTGCGGCACGTCATGCGTTGTCGCGCAGCGATGCGCGCTGCCGATGCGGCGTCGGTCGAAGTCGAGGCCGCGCCGCACCGGCGCTTCAATGCACGCCTGCAGCGGCGCCTCGCCGGCACCGTCTGGCAGGGCTGCAGCAGCTGGTACCTCGACCGCCATGGCCGCAACAGCGCGAACTGGCCGGGTTTTACGTTCAGCTACCGTTTCCTGACCCGTCACGCCAGCCTGCTTGCCTATCGTTTCAGTTCAGCGCTGGCCGGCCAAGCCGTCGCCATCGCCGCGCCGCGCCCGATCCTCGAGCGGATGAGCGCCGCATTCCAGCGCGCCTTTCTGCGCACCTGCTTCAAGCCCCTGATCGGGCCGCCATTCAGTGCGCGCGCCCAGCGCCGCGTGGTCGGCCTGCTGGCGCCGCTGATGCCCGGCGTCGGCGGCGTCGGCTACCGCCAGATGCAGGTGGGCCGGCTGCCGGTCGAACTGGTCACGCCCCGACAAATAGAACAGTCGGAAGAGGGTGCGCTGCTGTTCCTGCATGGCGGCGCCTTCTGCCTGGGCAGCCCGCGCACCCATCGCAGCATCACCTCGCGCCTGGCGCTGGACGCCGGCATGCCGGTCTGGGTGCCGGATTACCGCCTCGCGCCGGAACACCCGTACCCGGCCGCACTGGACGATGCGCTCGCCTGTTACGAGGCGATGCGCGCGTCCGGCATCCCGGCGCAGCGCATCGTGCTGGCCGGCGACTCGGCCGGCGCATCGCTGGCGCTGGCCCTGGCGCTGCGCCTGCGCGAACGGGGCGAGCCGATGCCGGCCGCGCTGGCGCTGGTTTCACCGGTGACCCGGATGCCTCCCCCGGGGCCGGAGGGCTATCCGCATGCCGCCATCGACCCGATGGTGCGGGCCGACTGGGCGCGGCAGGGGATCGCCTGGTACGCCTGTCCGCCCGCGGTCGACGCCCACCATCCGCTGCGCTGCGATTTGAACGGCCTGCCGCCGATGCTGGTGCAGGCCGGCGACGAGGAAATCCTGCTTCCCGACGCCGAGCAGCTGGTCGCCCACGCACGCGCCTGCGGGGTCGACTGCCGCTTCGAGCTCCATCGTGGGCGCTGGCACGTATATCACCTGCAGGCGTTTTACCTGCGCTCGGCGGCCAACGCGATCGGCGCGCTGGCGGAGTTCGCGCGCGAGCGGATCCGCGCCGGAACCGAAGCGGCGACGGGCGCGGGCGCCACGCCCTGA
- a CDS encoding glutathione S-transferase family protein gives MIPTITAFETSPDRGRGLARDMGVRWALEEVGQAYEVRLVSFQAMKEAAHRARNPFGQIPTYEEGELVLFESGAIVFHIAEQHPGLLPPDPHARARAITWMFAALNTVEPPIVDRQVTIFVDGKESWGKQRLAAVEERIRKRLAELSTHLGQDDWLDAEFSAGDLMMVTVLRRLGTSGLMEEYPNLAAYVARGEARPAFGRAFAAQLAVFETHAAG, from the coding sequence TTGATCCCGACCATTACTGCATTCGAAACCTCGCCGGACCGCGGCAGGGGGCTTGCGCGCGACATGGGCGTGCGCTGGGCGCTCGAGGAAGTCGGGCAGGCTTACGAAGTACGGCTCGTTTCATTCCAGGCGATGAAGGAAGCCGCGCACCGGGCACGCAATCCGTTCGGACAGATCCCGACCTATGAAGAAGGCGAGCTCGTGCTGTTCGAGTCCGGGGCCATCGTTTTCCACATCGCAGAGCAGCATCCGGGGCTGCTGCCGCCCGATCCCCATGCGCGGGCGCGGGCGATCACCTGGATGTTCGCGGCCCTGAACACGGTCGAGCCGCCGATCGTCGACCGCCAGGTGACCATTTTCGTGGACGGCAAGGAAAGCTGGGGCAAGCAGCGCCTGGCCGCGGTCGAAGAGCGGATCCGCAAGCGCCTGGCCGAGCTGTCGACGCACCTAGGCCAGGACGACTGGCTCGACGCTGAATTCAGTGCGGGCGATCTGATGATGGTGACCGTGCTGCGCCGGCTGGGAACGTCGGGCTTGATGGAGGAGTATCCGAACCTGGCGGCCTATGTCGCGCGCGGCGAGGCGCGGCCGGCGTTCGGGCGGGCGTTCGCGGCGCAGCTGGCGGTGTTCGAGACGCACGCGGCCGGCTGA